One window of Aphis gossypii isolate Hap1 unplaced genomic scaffold, ASM2018417v2 Contig00909, whole genome shotgun sequence genomic DNA carries:
- the LOC126555546 gene encoding programmed cell death protein 10-like has product MKMSDETPVSSLVLPVLIRPILSQLEKRNVSASQTLRSALFKTENTHPGFAYNLVAGIMKQGDISINMNESVLRLQGTVSDLEGGEYRLNRSEDAFQELNKKSMALKRILSRIPDEINDRKTFLETIKEIASAIKKLLDAVNEVSAYIPGPSNKQALEQRKREFVKYSKRFSNTLKDYFKEGHANAVFISALYLIHQTNQIMITVKSKCE; this is encoded by the exons atgaaaatgagcGACGAAACGCCAGTCAGTTCTCTGGTACTACCAGTTTTGATCAGGCCGATTTTATctcag TTGGAGAAGCGCAATGTCTCTGCGTCTCAAACTTTACGATCAGCATtgtttaaaactgaaaatactCATCCTGGGTTTGCATACAATTTGGTTGCTGGTATAATGAAACAAGGTGATATTAGCATTAATATGAATGAGAGTGTATTGAGACTTCAAGGCACAGTTTCTGATCTAGaag GTGGTGAATATCGGTTAAATAGATCTGAAGACGCATttcaagaattaaataaaaaatctatggctttaaaaagaatattaagtcGAATACCAGATGAAATCAATGATCGTAAAACCTTTTTGGAAACAATTAA agAGATAGCTAgtgctataaaaaaattacttgatgCAGTAAACGAAGTATCTGCATATATTCCAGGGCCTAGTAATAAACAAGCATTAGAACAGAGAAAACGTGAGTTTGTTAAGTATTCCAAGCGATTCAGTAACACACTGAAAGATTATTTCAAGGAAGGACA TGCCAATGCAGTATTTATCAGTgccttatatttaattcaccaAACCAACCAAATTATGATAActgtaaaaagtaaatgtgaataa